ACCCCGTCACCCGCCACCCGCTCCAGCAAAGCCAAGGCCGACCGAGCCCCAGTCGCACCGGGATGGTGCCGTGCCGGCGATGGCAGCTGGTGCTAACCGGGAAAACTGTCCCCCAAATTTAGTCGGGCTCATCTGGCATCGTGCTGCTCCACCAGCAACTGCACGGGGACGaaccggggctgggggggggggaaactgCGTCCCCCCAAACACTGGGATCGCCCCGTCCCGGCAGCTGAGGCGGTGGATGCACGTGGTGGCGGGGCCGAGGCCGGTGCAGcccgccgctgctgccgccggtTGGTTTTGGTGCCGGGAAAGCTCCGGTCATGGCACCGGGGCTGGGGATCGCGTTGGGTCCCtccgggccggggctggggtgggggatcGATGGTTCGGGTGTGCAAAGAGCATCAGGGGTCAACGTGTCACAGCAGGGGTCACGGGGTGTAAAATAGGCTGTAAGACCCAGCCCCCCGCCACTGACACCCCCTTTCTTCCGGCAAaacaacccctcgagcccccCTTGAAGTGGGGGTCGCCGGGGCTCAGGGTGCTGCGGGTTACCCCAAAGAAaggtgctggggtggggtgaCATAGGGGGGACAAGTAtgtgggacccccccccccccccagccatcgCCCTCTCACCCCGCTGCGGCCCAGCCGGTGTCGGTGGCAGGTGAGGGCCAgggggcagccccccacccTTGGGTGCCCCCCCATAAgaggggtgctgcagggagcccTGCTGGGGGCCCAGGAAGGGCCCCTCGCTACTTACGGGCTTGGGGCGAGCGTGGGTTTTGGGATGGTGGGGCGCCCACGTTAGCCGGggtgcacccagcacccacctccgGCACTGGGTGCTGCACCCAGGTGAGACACCCGCCCCGGCAGGGAGGAGCCGCTGCGCTTCCCTGTTAACCCCTTTCTGCCTCCCCTGGTCCCGGGAACGCTGCTGGGACGGGGTGCGGGACCCCCCCGAGGGACCCCAGCTGGCACCGagtccccccccctcccccgacCCCGGTTCCGCCGGCACCGCTGGGCTCTGCACCCCGGCGTGACGCTGCTGCGGGGGCAGGGCACGGGGGTGCCCATGgaggtggggaaactgaggcacggcgcAGGGCGAGGTGCTCAGGGTGGGTGCCCGGTTGGGGGGTCGCTAACCTGCCCCCCCCGAGGTGGTACTCGCTGGCAAACCTGTATGGGGGGGGGTTGCCCAGCAGGTTTCCCCCATGGGGTCGGCTTGCTGGGGGGAcgcgggggggggtcccagcggTGGCAGCCGTGCCGGGGAGCCCCTGGGGACCATCCCACCCTCTGCCAGGGGACGTGGGGTCGTGTGGGGGGCAGGGGACATGGGACATTGTCTCAGCCAGGGGACTCAGGCatcctgcccccccaccccccgatCCCCCCCAGCGCTGCCTTTGGGGACGGCACCGGGGATGTCACCGTACCTGAGCTGCATGGCCGGACCCCGGCCGCCTCCTCGCTGCGTCCCTGTCCTTGCCGGGGGCGCAGAGGGTCTCGGAGCGGCTCTTGCCGAGCGGGCGAGCGTGTCCCGGGGGGTCCCCATGCGACCCCACAGTGGCGGCACCGCGCGACGCCGGCATCACCCGTGCCAGGTCATCCAGGGAGTGCGAGGGGCGCACGGGCTCGGCGGCGTGGGGGCTCAGTCCCGGGGGGGCCCGAAAAGAGCTGAGCGCTGGTGGCGAGTCCCTCCTGGGCACCGAGTCCCTCCTGGGCACCGAGCATCCTCCGGCCGGCTCCTCCGTCTCAGCGGCACCGATGAACCGATACTCGTAGGCTggcagcggcgggggggcgAGCGTGGCCGGATCCGTCCCGGCATGCCCCGGCGGTGGGGGGTCGAGCGGGGCCGGGGTGGCGATGGGGGGCAGCTCCTTCACGTACTGGGCAGGGATGTAGAAGGGCCGGGCGTCCCCGCTCCTCTTGACGTGCCACCAGTGGTGGTTGGTTCGTTTCAGCAGGACGTAGCGCTCGTTGGGCTTGATGGAGACCAAGGTCCCGTCCTTGGCTCGGTACTCGAAGCCGTACTCCACCAGCACCAACGCCTCCTCCGCCGGCACCGCCGCCTCCATGGCCGCCCCGGCGCCTCCGCCTGCGGGACACGGGACGGGGAAGGGGCTGACGGCAGCTCCCGACCCCTCTTGGGGTGCACGGGGACCCCGGGGGAGCCGAGTTGGGGGGTCCCCATCGAGCCCCAGGCCCACATGGATGTTGCCCAAACCACCCAAACCCGCCTGAAACAGCCCCGGGGTCGCCACCGCCGTCCTCAAGCCCCCGAAGCCACCAAGCCCCAAGTCCCCGAGCCCCCAAAGCcaccgacccccccccccaaatctcaCCTCTGGCCGGTGTTGGGGTGCAGGCGGGGGCGGTGGGGCGCGAGGCGGGTGCTGCTCGTGCCCGCGTTGGGCTGGTCCCGACTCGCCCCGGTTTCCTGCCGGCGCCTCGCCGAAAGACGGGGCCGGGCTCCACGCCGGTGTTGGGTGCCCGGCCCCCCAGGCGGAGGAGAGGGGCGGTGGGGGCCCGGCCTGTTTCCTCCCCGTGgggcgggagggaaggggcgATGGCGGAGGGGACCCGCTGCCGCCTGGCCGAGGAAACGGCTCCTCGGGAGGTTCCTGCCGCAGGAAGGGCCCTGCCCCGCGGCTGAGCCGGGATCTGCATCGCTGCTGGATCCGGCATggcctccccagggcagggggatgggacccccccccctccactcCTTGCCCCGGCTTTTGTCGCCCCCACCCAGGGAGTCCCACTGGGGTTCCCGTGGCAGCGGGTGCACCCCAAATCCTCCCTGCACCAGGAGCGGGGCGGTGAGGAAAAAGGGGGAATGAACAAGCAGAGATGTCGACAGCGGTGGGGAGCAGTTGGGAAGGAAATTGGGGCAGGGTCCCCCAGTCGCCCCCCAAGACccaggaggatggaggagaggcagcaccccctccccaacccTCCTCCCCCAGAGCCGCGGCATCAGGTCGGACGGGGGATGCGGTGCCCGCTGCGGAGAAGCAAACCCTGGAGACGTCTTCACTCGTCattaaataaactttaattattttacatggGGAAgggtgaaaggaaaataaaatttattccGAGGATTAAGAGCAGCAGGCGGGGAGGAGCAGCCCggctcttctctcccttctcttcccgGGGGGCCGTGGTGATGGGTGGGCTCTCCGAGCGGGAGGTGCTCCCCCGGCCCCCACGGTCCCCCCAGGGCACGTAGGGTCCCTAAAGGCACAAGTGTCACTTCGCCCCCTCCCTGTGTGGCTACCGTCACCCCCCCCCGGAGCAGGCCAGCTTGTGCAAAACCCCCACGTAAAAAAATACCGGTTTTTCAGTATCGAACATCCTAAAAAACTAGAGTTTTAATCAATGTCAGTTATCCACAACCTCGATTGGAAATCCTGATTTACACCCTGGACAGCCCCCGCGTTTCCACCGGGAGGGGACGTACCAGGTTGGcaccgggggggtggggggggtgggtgacTGGGAGCATCCCCCAGCAGCACCGGGTTGGCGTGAGCGGGGGGACGCACCTCTCCAGCCCCCCTTTgctcagccctgggggggggtgggcagaggGTCCCTCCATGGGGCAGGAGCACCCACGCCGCATCGCCCAGCACCCCTGTCCCTGGGGAAGGGCCGGGCGCAGGATCAGCTCTTGGGCAGGGGGGGGTCTCTTTCTCTGCCCCTCCTGCCGGCCCCTCGGCACCAGCCCGGCTGGACAAGAAGCCGAGAGCAGCGTCACGGTCGGTCCCCGGGTGCTAACGGCTCCACGCTGGCCTCCGCCTCCAGCTTTCGCTGGTACCTCTGCCGGCGCTCGCAGCGGGGGCACGACTTGGCGCTGGCTTGGCAGTCCCGGTGGAAGACGGTTTTGCATTTGCTGCACCTAGGAGAaaccaaggaggaaaaaaaaaaataaaaaacaaaaccaaaccaccctgTTGGTAACATCAGAGCAAAGATCAAACTTCTCCCCACCAAACCAGACCTGGGGACACTTCCTCGTCTCCGTTTCCTCCAAGCATTTGCTGAGCAAAGAGCCCCGGCCCCAGCGAGAGCCAGCTCTAGCTCAAGGCGAACCTTGCTAGCAGGAGCAGAAACTACTCGAGCAAAAGATCCACCTCCAGCAAGCtcagagcaaaagcagcagctcacccGGAAAGAGCACTgcgggcagctgccagcacGCTGCCGGTTTTTTTGCAGATGAGAGAGGGAGAGGTTGATTGAGGTTTGCGCCTCACCTTCCGTGCGGTGACAACTCAAGAGCAAAGTTTCCAGGCTGAGACGCCAAACCCTGCGATGGCGCAGGGGCGGCGAGATGCAACGCCGGCGGGCGAGCGTGGACCCTCTGCTCACCGGGGCTGGGGCGCAGCCgggagaccccccccccacaccccccaaaatCCCAACTGCGGGACCCGCACGCAGCAGGGACactgcttggggacatgggagGTGCGGGGAAGGGGACGGGCAGCTGGGACGGCGTTGCCTTTGAGCCGGCCGGCTCCAGGGAGGTTTCACCAGCACCCGCCTGGGACCTCCCCGCTCTGGCTCAGCGCCGCGGCAGGAATGTAAACAGCCAGAAATTTCTACCTTGtgcggggccggcggggaggAGACACCCAGCTCTGCGAGGGGCGTTCACTACTTATCTTGagtcaacagaagaaaagtctGTGCCGCGAAGGCCGAGCTcgctttttcccccccctcgcGATCCCCCACCTCGCCGGCAGCAGCGAAATGCGGCCCGTCCACATGCCAGCGGGTCAGCCGGATTGTTCCTAAACGCCCTCAAGTGCAAATACCCGGTGCGCAATCCACGTGTGAATACCACTGAATACCTTTAATTCCCCAAAGGATGAACggagaggggagcagagaaACACCCAGCAGCGCACCAGTGACATATCGCAGCCTGGGTCAAATCCTGCTCCCGACAGGCGGCTGCAATCCCTGAGTTACTCGGGATACGGAAAAGGGTTGTGCACGGATAgaggggacggggcggggggggctgcccggcgCCGTGCATTTTCCCAGCGGAATATTTTTTCAGGAGGCTTCTCTGGATTAGCAGCGGCATCTCCTCCCCGAGCGCGGGAGGATTTGCAAAGCCGGGGGGTGGTTTTTACCCCGCGTGTTtctgagccagcagcagccgAAAGGCGGCATCTCCTGCCTCCACCTGCCAGAGCAATGGCTGCAGGAAGCGGCCGCCGCTGCTGTGAAAAGGAGAAGGTCCCGTGCCCGGCCGGGTTTATTGTTAAGAGGCGTTTCAGACGCATCCTGCAGCGAGTGACGGCGTGACCCCGGCAGCTGGCTGTCCCCCCCGGGgcgggcagaggggcaggaagCTGGGTTTAGCTTGGCGAGGATGTCGGTCgagctgctttcctgctgcaTAACCTCCtccaccaggaaaaaaaaaaataaaaaaagtcaacaaaCTTCAGAGCCCAGCTTTACAGGACACGAGACCTCCAGCCGGCTGCCAGCGGAGCTCAGCCCCGCGTGCCTGCTCTTTCCAGAGCCCGTACACTCGTTTTCTAGGGAAAAATCGGTTCCCTGGGGATGTTGTCCTCGATAATGAGCACGATGGTGTCCCTGCGGCAAGGAGGGAGAGCGAGCAATCCTGCTCAGCTGCCCTGGAAATACTCAGAACCACGTAAAGCGTGGGGTACCCAAGGATCCTGGTTGTCTTGGagttttctgcagcttctggaTGTCACTGCTCGCTTTTAGGGACTGCCAGGCAAAGCAAGACCACGCAGACCATCGGCCAGTTAAACTCCTCTGCCAGGACTAAACTCATTGCCAACTAACCACGGAGATGTGGATCTCTGTCCTCCTACGGTGGGGCAGGCTCCTGGGCTGGAAGGTTTGGTATCGATTCCTTCAGAAAACCCTGCTGGTGGGGACCAACAACCCCGGCTGACACACCCCTTCGCAGAACCCCAGactggcaggggctggcagggacctctggagatcatctcatccagccccctgccagagcaggatcacccagagcaggttgcacaggatggtgtccaggcgggtttggaatctctccagagaaggagactccacaacctctctgggcagcctgtcccagggctcggtcaccctcagggggaagaagtttttcctcatgttgagatggagctgcctgtgttccagtttgtgcccgttgccccgtgtcctgtcgctgggcaccactgagcagagtctggccccttcctctggacacccgccctttagatattgataagcattgataagatcccccctcagtcttctcttctccagactaaccagccccagctctctcagcctttcctcacatcagagatgctccaggcccctcatcatcctcacagccctcggctggactctccccagtagttccctgtctgtctggaactggggagcccagcactggacacagaactccagatgtggcctcagcagggcagagcagagggggaggagaacctccctcgacctgctggccacactcttctcaaTGCCccccaggtaccattggccttcttggccacgcgggcacactgctggtcatggagagcttggtgtccaccaggactcccaggtccttctccgcagcgctgcttcccagcaggtcacccccaccctgtcctggtgctggggttattcctccctgcgtgcaggaccctacgcttgcccttgttgaacttcactgggttcctctccagcctgtccaggtctcgctgaaaggcagcgcagcctcctgctgtgtcagccactcctcccagttcagaatcagcaaacttgctgagggtgcactctgtcccctgTCCAGGTCAGTGATGAATACGTTGAACAAGAccggacccagcactgacccttggggcacaccacaagctacaggcctccaactggACTCTGCGCCGCTGATCtcaaccctctgggctctgctgtTCAGCCGGTTCTCAGCCCACCTCACCGTCCACTCGTCCAGCCCACGCTGCCTAAGCTTGCTAACGAGGTTGTTAtgggagatggtgtcaaaagccttgctgaagtcaaggtagacaactccactgctctcccctcatccacccagccgACGATGCCATCATAGAAGACCATCCGATGTCAACATCCGAACCCTGTGCAGCAGCTGACCCCGCTGCAGGCAAGGCCCTGCCTGCAAAGACCGCGAGCTCTGCGGGCAGGAGAAAAGCCCAGATGGAAGCCAGTGTCCGCTCGTCCTGCTGGGGACGTCCCCAGCCTTTCCCCGGCACATCCCACAGGGCTGCCCGCCATTTATCTCCAAATCCGCGTCCGTCcgtccttcctcccctcctggGTTGCGGAGGGGTGTACGAACAGTCCCACcgctgcttctccttccctcctgcaaCCCCTGGAAGGGGCTGGACTGAGCGACACCTCAGCTCTGTAAGGATGGTCCCCTCCTGCCACAAACAGCTCAGTTTTGGTTGGAAACAGCTCGGAGCTGACGGGGACCACGAGGACGTGGGGACCATGGGGATGCACAACCAGCTCAGAGCTATTTCCAGGCCACCCCGGGGCCACGTGCCTAGAAAGTGGAGAGCCCCAGAGAAGGACCCAGGGGATGGTCCAGGCTCCAGGCCAGCAGCTCGGGTGGCCTCGCAGCAGCAGGACGTGACGGAGATATTGCTCACCTGGTGGTAGTGTCAAATTCGAAGGGAAAAATGATGTCACTGCTGTTGCAGATCTGGCAGATGAAGCCACGCTGGGTGCACAGGTCGCAGTTGTAGACGTGATGGGAAGCAAACTGGAGCAGAGACTGCAGGAAGGTCTCAAAGACGCCGTTGGCTATCTGCAGGGCAGAGACAGGTCAGCAGGAGCACAGCCCGTCTCCCACGGGGTTTGCACCATGCAAAATCCACATTACGCCCATTCTTGGGGCTGCTACATGAAGACAAGGTTGTCCtccaaacccaaccccaaacacaGGCGCCGGGGTTGCACCAGGACCCCAGAGAGCAGACAGCAGCACCCACAACCTGCCGGGATGGGGATCCTGGGCTTGGAGTCGATGAGAAATCCAACCACCCGTCCCCTCCAACATTATCTGCTATAGATACAAGTTCGTACGGAGACACGTTGGCAGCAACGCTGGCTTAAATAGAGGCGAAACAATTTATTAGGTGTGATCGCCATAGTTCTCAAAGGATACAAGCTTGTGCCAATTATTttggcaaattaaaataaaggcaaTTATTTGCCTTTAAGCTGACGTGCAAGCTTACAGAGCGCACATGACAGATGAGAgcaaggcaaaaagaaaacaaagctggatGAAACCTTCTACTGATGATGATGAAGTGCCACACTCGACAGAAACTGGGATGTTTTCACCAGCAAAACCCCTACGACCACGCCAAAAGCTCTCACCTGCCTCAGATCAGCGACGCTGTATTTGTGGGGACATTCCAAGAGGTAGTGCCTGTGATCAAGCCTGCAAAGAAGCACAGAGAGGAAGACGGTAGATGGTTTCCACCACATCTCCAATGGCTTTGGAGCAAGGGTGAGCCTGGACGATGCAGATTCTTGAAGAAAATCACCGCAGACCTGATTTTCACATCATGCCACACATCCCAAACCCTGCCGGTGGAAATCGTGTGAGAGCATTTCAAAGcgggggaaaaagaaaataaatatctcatCTATTTTCCCAGGTGTTTCCTGTCCAGCCAGAAGCTCCTCAGTCAGGAAGGTGTTTCCTGAGTCACATCTCAACGTGCTGACCCAGACGGATAACTCCTCCGAGCAGATGATACGGAGGTAAAAACCAGCCCACGCCTTGGCAGCATTGCTCACCGCTCCAACAGTGCGTGAGGAGGAGGACCAGGAGACCACTGGGGTGCAAAGAGGGGGATGAACGGGGTAACGTCACCCAGAGAGGGACCTCACCGCTTGCTCAGCTCCTTCAGGGCCCCACTGCGGCACATGATGAGATAATCTCCCAGCAGCTTCAGCTGTTCCCTGCTCCGCCGGATCCGTCCCATCCTCTCCACGTGGTCGTAGAGGCTCTCGTTGACCAGCTTCAGGTCGATCAGCGGCTGGTTACGGATCTGGGTGAGGAACTTCAAAGCCTGACGGCAAACctggggcagagagagaggcaAGAGGTGGGTATGCACCAAggagcagcccaggaggctCGGAGGGAGGTGTAGCGTGGACATCTCCACCTCTGCTGATGGTGGAAACGTTCAGATAGACCTTCAGGAAGCACAGGCAGATGCAGGAGCATTGTCCTGCTGCCCGCACCGACCGAACCCAGACTTACCCCTCGTTTTGTCAGATCCCAGTTGTGGATGAGGCGCGAGGGAATCACTGTTTCGTCATCCCGGTGGCAGCTGTCGCAATAGTAGAGACCGGAGAAGGCGCAGAGCTTGGGCTTTGCGAAGGAGAAACCGATCTGCCTGGAGCAGCCTGCGGGGAGCAGGGATGACGGGATGAGAGGGGACCCGTCTGCCCCGAGAGCGCGTTCCCCTCACTGCCAGGATGGGGGGAGAAACTTTTGGGAGGGAGGAATGGAGCAAGAAAGTTTTTGGCAGGGTTGTAGAGCAGCTAAAGCACTTGTAGGACATTTGGTGAGAAGTCCCCAGTCCCTTCCCTGTGGATTTAAAGCCATGATGGTCCAACAGGAGCcgcttcattttttcctccataaaaaaaaaaaaaaagcaatctggACTATCCCTGAACCCACTTTTATCCATCAAGtggttcaattttttttttttttttttttttttttttgggaaagTGAATTCGGAGAACATCCCAGTAGTTTACAGAAGAACCTAAAGCCCGCCTGCCTGCCCCATCACCTCTACCAGCAGCTTTGCCTTCACTcagcccttctccttcctgctgctgggtACCAAAACCACGTCCGCAAGAGATGCTCATCTGCAAGGGATGAGGTCAGGATGGATTAAGccaaaaaaaagcctttattaTAGCGGTGAGTAACCAGGAGGAACCCCGCTCGTGTCTCGGGGGAAACGTGCAGGGTTTTTACAGCGACTTGAAGAGCAAGCGCATCTCACTCAGAGTCGCAAAGGCAGGAAAACCCTTCGTGCTATTTTTAATGAGTTCGGTTCTCTAAAATAACTGACCAAGCATAAGCGAACCTTGGGGAAGGCTTTACCACCCCATCCTTCGTGCTTTGGGCTAGCTGGAGCACATcccaaaagaaatattcatgGAGATCAGTCGTTCCTCTCtgaattaataattaaaaaaaaaaaggttttcttgctCATTACTCCGACAGGTAAGGAAACCACTCCTGTGCCAGGGTGGTCAGGCTGGGAGGAAGGTGAGAGCACGGCAGCCAGGCCCCTAAGATAAACCTACACATAAAAACTGGGAATTTGTCTTTTCGGCTTGCTGCTTCCATCTGTGGGTAGGTGAAAGATGCAGGACAGAGCCtggaggggaaggcagagaCCAAATagaatggaaaatatatatatatataaattctaaaaacaatgacaaaaacccaagagagattaaaattaaaaaaaaaccaaacctgctGGAGGGTACAAGAAATATAAtcaaagcaggagagaaatcTGAAGTTTAATTAACTCGCCAAGGTAAAGAGCAAATTATACGTCCTGTGGAGGTCAGCGAGTGTTACCCTGTGAAACCAGGGCCACCTTGCCTGCCGAGAGGCGTCAGCGCAAGGTTCAACGaatgttttgcaaaatcagCTTGTCACACCCATTGCAACATTTGCTCCTGTGCTGCGTTACtggaaaaacagcatttgctcTTGATTGCACTTTCCCTGCAGGCTGGGACCACAAAGTGGTCCATCTAAGGTCGCCTTCAAGCCAAGAACCACCACTGCCTATACCATACGCATCTTAAAGAGGAGCCCAGTAGCAGCCCAGTTGGATCAGTGCTGGGATGGGGATTCAGTGTGGGGGTGATCACCCAGTGCACATGGACCACCAAAGGTGCCGCTGATTTGGGACGTGAAACCCCACCAAGGGGCTTTGGTGCTACCTGGGGTTTGAATGGGGAAACCAGCAGCTGACCTGCAACGGGTTGGCAGGACTCAGGGCACCTCTTTAATCTGATGTCACCTCATTAACACATCATCATCCTCCAAGATGGAGCTGGCTTTCTTGTCTGTGGACACGCCAACGTATACCTGCACAGATGAAGCTCTGCGAGTCCAGGCCCTTCTCCACGGGGATGGCCACCAGGTATTGCAACAAGAAGCTGTTTTCCTTCACGATGTTCTTCAGGATGACTTGGGAGTGTCCGTCCAAGCTGCCACCCAGTGTCAGCGCCTCCTCCGCGCCCTCCAGGTAGGACATGAGCACCTCTCGGACCAGGTCCCTCCACAGGGCAGCTTCTTCTGCATTCTCAGCCTGCAGCTTCAGGACAGCTTTGGAGGTGATCACCTTGAAGAACGCGGGTCCCCCAAGGCTGGTGTCTGGAAGGATGTCCTGGATCGTCTCTATACCGTAACTGTTGCTTAAAATTTTGTCATTGTTTCTGactttaaaacactttaaagtttctagagacagggaaaaaataaaggggaCCCAGGTTTTGTCTACGTCCATGTACAGAACAGCCTCTTTTATTGCATCCAGCTCCGGTTCATGAGCTGGAGTCCAGTCAAAGCTGTTCCCAGGCACATCGCTGTACTGGAGAAGAGCAGCGGAGTCGCTCTGGATGGGTTGGCCTTCGCCATCATCTTCTGGATACTCCAGCGTctcccactcctcctcctcctccacctgaGGCCGGCACTTCTGCAGCGCCTCACGGATCCTGTCCAACCAGTCCTCAGCCTCGTCTCGAGAAGGAGCTCGTAGGTAgagttttttccccaggaaaaccAGCTCGAAACGGCCATCCGAGTGCGTCAGCGCCAGCGACTCGCACCGCAGCAGGGAGTAGCTCTCGACGCAGATGCGGTCCTCGTGGTCCAGGAAGAGCCGGAGCTCCAGTGGCGACAGCTCGCAGCAAAACTCCTTCCATATCCCCATGGCTCCTCGCCGCTCCAGGCTGCCCAGCTTCAGGAGTCCTCGGAAAGGGTTGGAAAGACCTGGGGTAAAAGCAGATGTCTTAGTTTAACTGAAAAAGGGGAAGTTggtggagagagaaaagccaaCAGGCGGCTCACAGCGAGCAACCAGAGGCATCACAGCTTTGAGAACCGGTCCTGGTGGATGGTGGGATGGGACAGGAATTTATAAGACCTCCTTCCTCATCTCCATCATCTGTCCATGTGCATTTGGGTTTTGAGGCTGAGAACAAGTGGGGTGGCATAAAGAAACATGTCCCACAGGGTGGACAGAGATGCCCAGCATacctcctctcctcctgaaACGCTTCCCACCAGCCCATCGTGGGCTCAGCAATGCCAAGGGGAGCTGCCACTCCTGCACAAGCTCAGCAATGGCAAACCATGTTTCCCAAACAGCTCATCGCCCGAAAAtccacctccccagccccttgGCACTGCCCAGTGTAGAAGCTTGACgaaagcaggagaggggagagcagcACATACCCATCTGCCTGCGATGCACAACGCTGAAGCCCTTTTGCTCCCGTTCGGGCGACGTTTTGGGCTTCCTGCTCTCTGAAGACGGCACCGACAGCCTTTCCAAATCAAGAGCGCTAATCAGCCCTGGGGCCGGACCCTCGCCAGCCCCCTCTGGCCCAAAGCCGTTGGTGTTGGCCGTGTTTTCGCTCCTGTCTCCCGGAGAAGGTCTGTAGAAATCATCTTCTGAGAtccagctctttcttttctgttaaaaaaaaattaataaatatattaattattgaCTTACTGGACACCCTGCGCCCCTCAAACACGCATGGCCACAGTGACCCCTCCACAGGGGCTGCTCCCACGCAGACCAAATCCCACGGGGATGGCTCCCCGGCTCCCTCCCATCAGGGAACGCTCCCTGGGACTGTGCCGGCAGCTGGCAAACGTCGCGATTATAGACCGGTGGGATTAGAAAGTCCAAAATTGATCAGTTCTCTCCCTCTGAAATCATCGAGGGGCACAGAGGGAGAGCACATTCCCTGCAGTGACCACATACAAGATATTTGGTCCTGGAAGGATTTCTGATAGTGAGAAACCAGCCCTGCTCCGGAAAGGTATGGACATCCTTGTTCCGGGAAGAACAGAGTGGGGGGAGAGGTACAGATACGATGTCTAGGATGAAATAGAGACCTATGGCGTATAAGCGGATGCTACAAACACAGG
The sequence above is drawn from the Balearica regulorum gibbericeps isolate bBalReg1 chromosome 24, bBalReg1.pri, whole genome shotgun sequence genome and encodes:
- the PLEKHM1 gene encoding pleckstrin homology domain-containing family M member 1; its protein translation is MHSSHTDDPKEAIQLIKKQLVNAIKALQKQYVTSDAIVTSDDGNANTLCSALEAVFVHGLKAKHIKTESGGKGKKGGGRGPLPQPVFWGLLKSITHRNIVSELEQLIFINTDVGRCRAWLRLALNDGLVECYLKLLLRERSRLPEYYQATALLLDAEECEFLLSYLQGLTSLTFELSYKSAVLNEWTITPLSLSGLCPVSELLEPLTSSTSEPCRKASLGSISQSSGSDEIEIQPSVLPIGKTSSKIKLTSSSLSLNTTSSSQLSSSLGSDSTLPPHCARSPERSEEPLSCDSDLGTATAEDLDRSLQEVLSEFSKAKPSLEAPEGGLLPSVLSCSPRQPACPPAASPPVPPAPCRRARQQPPPDTKTPGSARTGDAVTTGDGDGDAAPQAGGTAGISTTQRGGPSGGEMGRNGTVGGSETSQAVRSPTAEYLLSPLRGCPKRKSWISEDDFYRPSPGDRSENTANTNGFGPEGAGEGPAPGLISALDLERLSVPSSESRKPKTSPEREQKGFSVVHRRQMGLSNPFRGLLKLGSLERRGAMGIWKEFCCELSPLELRLFLDHEDRICVESYSLLRCESLALTHSDGRFELVFLGKKLYLRAPSRDEAEDWLDRIREALQKCRPQVEEEEEWETLEYPEDDGEGQPIQSDSAALLQYSDVPGNSFDWTPAHEPELDAIKEAVLYMDVDKTWVPFIFSLSLETLKCFKVRNNDKILSNSYGIETIQDILPDTSLGGPAFFKVITSKAVLKLQAENAEEAALWRDLVREVLMSYLEGAEEALTLGGSLDGHSQVILKNIVKENSFLLQYLVAIPVEKGLDSQSFICAGCSRQIGFSFAKPKLCAFSGLYYCDSCHRDDETVIPSRLIHNWDLTKRGVCRQALKFLTQIRNQPLIDLKLVNESLYDHVERMGRIRRSREQLKLLGDYLIMCRSGALKELSKRLDHRHYLLECPHKYSVADLRQIANGVFETFLQSLLQFASHHVYNCDLCTQRGFICQICNSSDIIFPFEFDTTTRCSKCKTVFHRDCQASAKSCPRCERRQRYQRKLEAEASVEPLAPGDRP